From a region of the Latilactobacillus sakei genome:
- a CDS encoding glycine--tRNA ligase subunit beta yields the protein MTKPFLLEIGLEEMPAHVVMPSIQQLEKRVRDFLEEQHLEFGQLKTYATPRRLAILIEDLADKQADIHEEAKGPAKKIALDAEGNWSKAAQGFVRGQGLTTDDITFKALKGVEYVYVEKSIIGKPVEAILPELKAVIMAMTFPTRMHWADYDFEYIRPIHWIIALLDDEVIDFSILNVTTGRTTQGHRFLGQEVTLAKATDYEAALEAQFVIADEAKRQNLIQTQIEKMAQENDWQVDLDANLLEEVTNLVEWPTAFYGQFDAKYLEIPEEVLITSMKDNQRYFYARSQAGDLLPVFIGVRNGNNDFMENVIAGNEKVLTARLEDADFFYHEDQKVTIAENVAKLQNVSFHDKIGSLAEKMTRVGLIAQFLGQKFGLSESELVDLQRASDIYKFDLVTGMVGEFAELQGVMGEKYALLQGETPAVATAVREHYMPISAEGALPATKVGAVLAIADKFDSMADFFAVGMIPSGSNDPYALRRQAYGIVRILENQDWHFPMADFQAAMSDIVKQQADFDLDWSANAAAISDFLTDRVRQRFNGMRPKIRRDIVDAVLKNQGQDPVVMFEAAQVLSAHQDDADFKATIEAITRVLRLAEKVDFETTDLTVDPALFENDAEKALYTAVEDLRGATATNTLAENYAALQTLRPLIEAYFDATMVMAEDEAVRRNRLTQLMIIAQIALSLGDLNELIVK from the coding sequence ATGACTAAACCATTCTTATTAGAAATTGGCTTGGAAGAAATGCCAGCCCACGTTGTGATGCCAAGTATCCAACAATTAGAAAAACGGGTGCGGGACTTCTTAGAAGAACAACATCTTGAATTTGGCCAATTAAAAACTTATGCCACACCACGGCGGCTTGCCATCTTGATTGAAGACCTAGCTGACAAGCAAGCCGACATTCACGAAGAAGCAAAGGGCCCTGCTAAAAAGATTGCCCTCGATGCTGAAGGTAACTGGAGTAAAGCAGCCCAAGGCTTCGTTCGGGGCCAAGGCTTAACAACCGACGACATTACTTTTAAAGCATTAAAAGGCGTGGAATACGTCTATGTTGAAAAATCAATTATCGGCAAACCCGTTGAAGCCATTTTACCCGAGTTAAAAGCCGTGATTATGGCGATGACCTTCCCAACCCGGATGCACTGGGCTGATTACGATTTCGAATACATTCGCCCAATTCACTGGATTATTGCGCTATTAGATGATGAAGTGATCGACTTTAGTATTCTAAACGTCACAACTGGCCGCACAACGCAAGGTCACCGTTTCTTAGGCCAAGAAGTGACTTTGGCCAAAGCAACTGACTATGAAGCTGCCCTTGAAGCACAATTCGTGATTGCTGATGAAGCTAAACGCCAAAACTTAATTCAAACGCAAATCGAAAAAATGGCCCAAGAAAACGACTGGCAAGTTGATTTAGACGCTAACTTGTTAGAAGAAGTGACGAACTTAGTTGAATGGCCAACCGCTTTTTACGGTCAATTTGATGCCAAATACCTTGAAATTCCAGAAGAAGTGCTCATCACGTCAATGAAGGATAACCAACGTTACTTCTACGCACGGAGCCAAGCTGGTGATTTATTACCAGTCTTTATCGGCGTTCGTAATGGGAATAATGATTTCATGGAAAACGTGATTGCTGGGAACGAAAAAGTCCTTACAGCACGTTTAGAAGATGCTGATTTCTTCTACCATGAAGATCAAAAAGTAACCATTGCTGAAAACGTCGCTAAGTTACAAAACGTTTCATTCCACGATAAAATTGGGAGTCTTGCTGAAAAGATGACCCGTGTTGGTTTAATCGCTCAATTCTTAGGCCAAAAATTCGGTTTATCTGAATCTGAACTAGTTGATTTACAACGTGCTAGCGACATCTATAAATTCGATTTAGTAACCGGCATGGTCGGCGAATTTGCTGAATTACAAGGTGTGATGGGTGAAAAATACGCGCTATTACAAGGCGAAACACCTGCTGTTGCGACTGCTGTTCGTGAACATTACATGCCAATCAGTGCAGAAGGCGCCTTACCTGCAACGAAAGTCGGTGCTGTTTTAGCAATTGCTGATAAGTTCGATAGTATGGCTGATTTCTTCGCTGTTGGGATGATTCCAAGTGGCTCAAATGATCCATACGCATTACGTCGTCAAGCTTACGGGATTGTCCGGATTCTAGAAAACCAAGACTGGCACTTCCCAATGGCTGATTTCCAAGCAGCTATGAGCGACATTGTTAAACAACAAGCTGACTTTGATCTTGATTGGTCAGCCAATGCAGCTGCCATCAGTGATTTCTTAACAGACCGTGTTCGTCAACGCTTTAACGGGATGCGTCCTAAGATTCGTCGGGATATCGTGGATGCTGTCTTGAAAAACCAAGGGCAAGACCCAGTTGTGATGTTTGAAGCCGCTCAAGTGCTCTCAGCACATCAGGATGATGCTGATTTCAAGGCGACAATTGAAGCTATCACACGTGTCTTACGTTTAGCTGAAAAAGTCGACTTTGAAACAACTGATTTAACGGTTGATCCAGCGTTATTTGAAAACGATGCTGAAAAAGCACTTTATACAGCAGTTGAAGATTTACGTGGGGCAACAGCGACAAATACGTTAGCTGAAAATTATGCTGCATTACAAACACTACGACCATTAATTGAAGCTTACTTCGATGCCACAATGGTAATGGCTGAAGATGAGGCTGTTCGTCGTAATCGTTTGACACAACTCATGATTATCGCTCAAATCGCGCTTAGCTTAGGTGATTTAAACGAATTGATTGTTAAATAA
- a CDS encoding DUF488 domain-containing protein, with protein MLQMKRVYESAADSDGYRILVDRIWPRGISKERAAIETWAKEMTPTTDLRKWFGHEPAKFPVFKEKYLAEIATNPAWPEFCHLVQHQLALGNVTLVYAAKDPQYNHVVILMALLKKTLDK; from the coding sequence ATGTTACAAATGAAACGGGTTTATGAATCCGCCGCTGATTCTGACGGTTATCGGATCTTGGTTGATCGGATTTGGCCACGGGGGATTTCAAAAGAACGCGCCGCGATTGAGACGTGGGCTAAAGAAATGACACCCACCACTGACTTGCGGAAGTGGTTTGGTCATGAACCAGCTAAGTTTCCCGTTTTTAAAGAAAAGTATCTCGCTGAAATTGCTACTAATCCGGCCTGGCCAGAATTCTGTCACTTAGTGCAGCATCAATTAGCGCTTGGTAATGTGACGCTCGTCTACGCGGCTAAAGATCCGCAATATAACCACGTTGTGATTTTAATGGCACTTTTAAAAAAGACGCTTGACAAGTAA
- a CDS encoding DNA primase: MAGKIPNEVIDEIRSQTNIVDVVGQYVQLKKAGKNLFGVCPFHDEKTPSFSVSEEKQIFHCFSCGRGGNVFKFLMELEQISFPEALTKVADFAGVTLADSYKPTAVHRESSEVTQFKQLYQQANELFKHILTSTVAGQPALDYLHERQMTDALIETFSIGYLPDQSDLLLTFFQNKDIPYQVLRQSGLFIETQTGKLHDRFSGRVMFPIRNAQGEVIAFSGRVLTKQPDQPKYLNSPETVIFNKRKVLFNYDLAKQTIHQSKKVYLFEGFMDVIAAYSADVVNGVASMGTSLTTEQLNLLAQQAQELVVCYDGDQPGIEAMKRAINLLQQHTTLELSVVVLPGGVDPDEYVRQYGGPQFKETLQNGTETPIAFELRYLKQGLNLDNEKDQLDYVQQALEVVARVESPLAIEVYLKQVEADSGITLDTLKRQLQTVRVKHATQVPINQVGQPEAPPYFDDFQAPPLPPEEMAGAFGDPRTIAPKRQPKRLTRIEHAEQEILHMLIHNEDVRLQLENNADFSFVHTPYQLLYELWRSFIAEGQPADIAGFTSYIPDDLQELVVQIDLLDLPEEANQEALNDCLAVIGQNSIQERLKEAKIALKEATKLGNHSEELRLTNEVIQLVSQMK, translated from the coding sequence ATGGCGGGTAAGATTCCGAACGAAGTCATCGATGAGATTCGGAGCCAGACTAATATTGTTGATGTTGTTGGTCAATACGTTCAACTCAAGAAAGCCGGCAAGAACTTATTTGGTGTTTGTCCTTTTCATGATGAGAAGACACCATCGTTTTCCGTGAGTGAAGAGAAACAGATTTTTCATTGTTTTTCTTGCGGTCGCGGGGGGAACGTCTTCAAGTTCTTGATGGAATTGGAACAAATTAGTTTTCCAGAAGCACTGACGAAGGTCGCAGATTTTGCTGGAGTGACATTGGCGGATAGTTATAAGCCAACTGCTGTTCATCGCGAATCAAGCGAAGTTACGCAGTTTAAGCAACTCTATCAACAAGCCAACGAACTGTTTAAGCATATTTTAACTAGTACGGTGGCTGGGCAACCAGCACTTGATTATTTACACGAACGACAGATGACTGATGCGTTAATTGAGACCTTTAGTATTGGTTATTTACCGGATCAATCAGATCTATTGTTGACGTTTTTCCAGAATAAGGATATTCCTTATCAGGTATTGCGCCAATCTGGATTGTTTATTGAAACACAAACGGGTAAGTTACACGATCGTTTTTCTGGGCGGGTAATGTTCCCAATTCGAAATGCGCAAGGTGAGGTCATCGCCTTTTCCGGGCGGGTCTTAACCAAACAGCCGGATCAACCAAAATATTTAAATAGTCCTGAAACTGTGATTTTTAATAAGCGGAAGGTACTGTTTAACTATGATTTGGCTAAACAAACCATTCATCAATCCAAAAAAGTTTATCTTTTTGAAGGCTTTATGGATGTGATTGCGGCCTATTCGGCGGATGTCGTCAATGGTGTCGCGTCAATGGGGACGAGTTTGACCACCGAGCAGTTGAACCTATTGGCGCAACAAGCGCAGGAATTAGTGGTGTGTTATGATGGGGATCAACCCGGGATTGAAGCGATGAAACGGGCGATTAACCTATTGCAACAGCATACGACACTTGAATTGAGCGTCGTCGTCTTACCGGGCGGCGTCGATCCGGATGAGTATGTCCGCCAATATGGTGGCCCGCAATTTAAGGAAACCTTGCAAAATGGGACGGAAACACCGATTGCGTTTGAATTGCGTTACTTGAAACAAGGGTTAAACCTCGATAACGAGAAGGATCAGCTTGATTATGTTCAACAAGCATTAGAAGTTGTGGCACGTGTTGAGTCGCCTTTAGCAATCGAAGTTTACTTGAAACAGGTCGAAGCCGATAGCGGGATTACACTGGATACATTGAAGCGGCAGTTACAAACGGTGCGGGTTAAACATGCCACGCAAGTCCCCATCAATCAGGTGGGACAACCGGAAGCACCGCCATACTTTGATGATTTTCAGGCGCCACCGCTACCGCCAGAAGAAATGGCTGGGGCTTTTGGCGATCCACGGACGATTGCGCCCAAGCGACAACCTAAACGGTTAACGCGGATTGAGCATGCTGAGCAAGAAATTTTGCACATGCTGATTCATAACGAAGATGTGCGTTTACAACTCGAAAATAATGCCGATTTTAGCTTTGTGCATACCCCGTATCAACTCTTATATGAGTTATGGCGGTCCTTCATCGCAGAAGGGCAACCGGCTGATATAGCGGGTTTCACGAGTTATATTCCAGATGACTTGCAGGAACTAGTCGTTCAGATTGATCTTCTTGATTTACCTGAAGAGGCTAATCAAGAAGCGTTGAACGATTGTTTGGCGGTCATCGGGCAAAATTCGATTCAGGAACGTTTAAAAGAAGCAAAAATCGCCTTAAAAGAGGCAACTAAATTAGGCAATCATAGTGAGGAACTACGGTTAACTAATGAAGTGATACAACTTGTTTCGCAAATGAAATGA